One stretch of Zingiber officinale cultivar Zhangliang chromosome 6B, Zo_v1.1, whole genome shotgun sequence DNA includes these proteins:
- the LOC121990543 gene encoding dirigent protein 2-like, giving the protein MLNYCMMEVVVSFPCFILFLLLSSATVAFAQNYSEHLHFYFLERVAGSPNATAAVSVNLHPESSVGGFGNIGVMDDILLEGPEPSSPVIGRAQGLVVYSDLTGLSATTAVNLAFTAGEHNGSSLAMFGRYEQGRVSDRSIIGGSGQFRLARGYALSQLVDATATTVTAEFDVYIIYP; this is encoded by the coding sequence ATGCTTAACTATTGTATGATGGAAGTCGTCGTCTCGTTTCCCTGTTTcatcctcttccttctcctctcctctgcgacGGTGGCCTTTGCCCAGAACTACTCCGAACACCTGCATTTCTACTTCCTAGAACGCGTCGCGGGTTCCCCCAACGCGACGGCAGCGGTGTCAGTGAACCTCCACCCGGAATCCTCTGTCGGAGGCTTCGGCAACATCGGGGTGATGGACGACATTCTCCTCGAGGGGCCCGAGCCTAGCTCACCGGTCATTGGCCGAGCGCAAGGGCTCGTCGTCTACTCAGATTTAACAGGACTTAGCGCGACGACGGCAGTGAACTTAGCGTTCACCGCTGGGGAGCACAACGGGAGCTCGTTGGCCATGTTCGGGAGGTACGAGCAGGGAAGAGTGTCGGACCGGAGCATCATAGGAGGAAGCGGACAGTTCCGGCTGGCCAGGGGCTACGCCCTGAGCCAACTGGTCGATGCCACGGCCACCACAGTGACTGCTGAGTTCGATGTTTATATCATATATCCTTGA
- the LOC121991391 gene encoding dirigent protein 2-like, whose amino-acid sequence MEVVVSFPSFILFLLLSSATVAFSQNYSDHLHFYFLERVAGSPNATAVVSVNLHPESPAGGFGNIGVIDNILLEGPEPSSPVIGRAQGLAVFSDLTGLSITTALNLVFTAGEYNGSSLAMFGRYEPGRVSDRNIIGGSGQFRLARGYALSQLVNATATTLTAEFDVYITYPGPCMMISSAYK is encoded by the coding sequence ATGGAAGTCGTCGTCTCGTTTCCCTCTTTcatcctcttccttctcctctcctctgccacgGTGGCCTTCTCACAGAACTACTCCGACCACCTTCATTTTTACTTCCTAGAACGCGTCGCGGGTTCCCCCAACGCGACGGCAGTGGTGTCAGTGAACCTCCACCCGGAATCCCCTGCCGGAGGCTTCGGCAACATCGGGGTGATCGACAACATTCTCCTCGAAGGGCCCGAGCCTAGCTCGCCGGTCATCGGCCGGGCCCAAGGGCTCGCCGTGTTCTCAGATTTGACAGGACTTAGCATAACGACGGCCTTGAACTTGGTGTTCACCGCCGGAGAGTACAACGGGAGCTCGTTGGCCATGTTCGGGAGGTACGAGCCGGGAAGAGTGTCGGATCGGAACATCATAGGCGGAAGCGGACAGTTCCGGCTGGCCAGGGGCTACGCCCTTAGCCAACTGGTCAATGCCACTGCCACGACACTCACTGCTGAGTTCGATGTTTATATCACATATCCTGGACCATGCATGATGATTTCTTCTGCTTATAAGTAA